One Vibrio campbellii CAIM 519 = NBRC 15631 = ATCC 25920 genomic window carries:
- the exsE2 gene encoding T3SS regulon translocated regulator ExsE2: protein MSNDIQPTQNHLSIDWIESNSRTESVQKGNFLGRTVAQINPNEREQNRTNSKLELGETLSMLANTELSNAILNFEKDSNAAQSLLSRKVQVIATNRPMS, encoded by the coding sequence ATGTCCAATGACATCCAACCAACACAAAATCACTTATCTATCGATTGGATCGAGAGCAACAGCCGGACTGAGTCTGTACAGAAGGGAAACTTTCTAGGCAGAACCGTGGCGCAGATAAATCCAAACGAGCGAGAGCAAAACCGCACTAACTCTAAACTAGAGCTAGGCGAGACGCTTTCTATGCTTGCCAATACTGAGCTCTCCAACGCGATTTTAAACTTTGAAAAAGACTCGAACGCAGCACAAAGCCTGTTGAGTAGAAAGGTTCAAGTGATCGCGACCAATAGGCCGATGAGCTGA
- a CDS encoding DUF3987 domain-containing protein: MLAPSQAKNKNDGVLQSYLHTNNVHLENCAMLNQSVCAKLATDARPVVQQEKNTGSTLPKTTQITTHITAFFSEAISRCVSNLVMTNQGSRNEELNRQAFKMGQFVGAGIISYQEAHAMLLMVMPDIPEGKYVDKPLLDDEKEVVKRVNDAFLRAGTIGFDDKGRSHVLSFHPQAQQYWAEWVQEQHAKIITVEADMQPVLGKHVGLCARLALVLHMFEGNLDTDLILDSTLEKAIRFVEFLETHQYRIFGSCEKTILHDLSKLFLSKLDGLPNLFSLSDVSDIVLENLCDRGYLLRTQNKSKQDRPTILYFKHPEYCGV; encoded by the coding sequence ATGCTAGCGCCTTCTCAAGCCAAAAACAAAAACGATGGTGTTCTTCAATCCTACCTACACACTAACAATGTGCATCTGGAGAACTGTGCTATGTTAAATCAATCTGTATGTGCAAAACTTGCCACTGATGCGCGACCAGTAGTACAACAGGAAAAAAATACTGGTTCAACGCTTCCTAAGACGACGCAAATCACAACACATATCACAGCTTTTTTTAGTGAAGCGATTTCACGCTGTGTGAGCAATCTAGTGATGACAAATCAAGGCTCACGTAATGAAGAACTAAACCGACAAGCCTTTAAAATGGGGCAATTCGTTGGCGCTGGCATTATTTCATACCAAGAAGCGCATGCAATGCTTTTAATGGTCATGCCTGACATTCCGGAAGGAAAGTATGTCGATAAACCGCTTCTAGATGATGAAAAGGAAGTGGTCAAAAGAGTGAACGATGCCTTTTTACGCGCGGGAACCATTGGTTTTGACGACAAGGGGCGTTCACACGTTTTGAGCTTTCATCCCCAAGCGCAGCAATATTGGGCTGAATGGGTTCAAGAACAACATGCAAAGATCATTACTGTGGAAGCCGACATGCAACCCGTGCTAGGTAAACATGTTGGGTTATGTGCTCGTCTAGCTTTGGTGTTACATATGTTTGAAGGTAACCTAGATACAGACTTAATTCTTGATTCAACCTTGGAAAAAGCAATTCGTTTTGTTGAGTTTCTAGAAACTCATCAATACCGCATTTTCGGATCTTGCGAAAAGACAATTTTGCATGATCTTTCTAAGCTATTTCTTAGCAAGCTCGACGGCTTACCAAATCTCTTCTCGTTGAGCGACGTGAGCGATATTGTACTAGAAAACCTATGTGACCGCGGCTACCTCCTACGCACACAAAACAAGAGTAAACAAGATCGTCCAACGATCTTATATTTCAAGCACCCTGAATACTGCGGTGTTTAA
- a CDS encoding T3SS regulon anti-activator ExsD domain-containing protein, translated as MKKLHWRRRSLFPNNIVTQRKVTVLQRGARYEGLTQSSQVPNVVSVNHRQLLSEEVLSSEQLSLLQRLLDRNVVDCLCASQVVKTYQRFGTSLDRFAVRLFLEVGGQLSDNHVLSSFEQRLDYINSRLGFRFNLASPKTLILSMYLTLNEWVNRKTDQTGLHDTIKLEQLINQLSIQKDYWLRLSTEENSAIYAEQQLALIQSQQSELHEQLDVLNEQQNQAVESHRAMVEEWRPTLEKLKGLSQYGETSDKFISEWKVWCDEARVQAPDLNDVWDACDNVYSDLNAVAKIWQWFQDMHTVGNVDHYYFDIQSNRCGQACNYLSQI; from the coding sequence ATGAAAAAGCTGCATTGGCGACGCCGTTCGCTTTTTCCTAACAACATTGTGACGCAAAGGAAGGTCACTGTATTGCAGAGAGGCGCAAGATACGAAGGTTTAACCCAATCATCGCAAGTGCCGAATGTTGTTAGTGTCAATCACCGACAACTGCTTAGTGAAGAGGTTCTGAGTTCAGAACAATTGTCTTTACTCCAACGTTTGCTTGACCGCAATGTCGTTGATTGCTTATGTGCAAGCCAAGTGGTGAAAACCTATCAAAGGTTTGGTACCTCTTTAGACCGGTTTGCCGTGCGCCTCTTTCTCGAGGTGGGTGGACAACTGAGTGACAATCATGTGTTGAGCTCTTTTGAGCAAAGGCTGGATTACATTAACAGTCGATTAGGGTTTCGCTTCAATTTGGCGTCCCCTAAAACACTTATCCTGTCGATGTATTTAACCCTGAATGAGTGGGTGAACCGAAAGACAGATCAGACGGGGTTGCATGACACCATAAAGCTGGAGCAGTTGATTAATCAGCTGAGTATTCAGAAAGACTACTGGTTAAGACTGTCGACAGAAGAGAACAGTGCGATTTATGCAGAGCAGCAGTTAGCACTGATCCAGAGCCAGCAGAGTGAACTGCATGAGCAGCTTGATGTTCTTAATGAACAGCAAAATCAGGCCGTCGAATCTCACCGAGCTATGGTGGAAGAGTGGAGGCCAACGCTTGAGAAGCTCAAAGGTCTGTCTCAGTACGGCGAAACATCAGATAAATTTATCTCTGAATGGAAAGTCTGGTGTGACGAAGCTCGAGTACAAGCACCTGACCTAAACGACGTGTGGGACGCTTGCGATAATGTGTACAGCGACTTAAATGCGGTTGCTAAGATTTGGCAGTGGTTTCAAGACATGCACACCGTTGGCAATGTGGATCACTACTATTTTGATATTCAGAGTAACCGTTGCGGTCAAGCTTGTAACTATCTCAGCCAGATTTAA
- a CDS encoding YscB family type III secretion system chaperone — protein sequence MLDQMMKSLAATLGVGDFISSNNGSYDIEVDQMLLNIRQHSSWVLWETVLPFQFEQHLDYQKEQALKHCMQLSLKTLRDTCSTLTVNDNEQLIVQGKMNMESATAEALCAQLSQHVNLVEQFSGVLEHQRVNHTVSHSIWIP from the coding sequence ATGTTAGATCAAATGATGAAATCTCTCGCGGCAACGCTTGGGGTTGGGGACTTTATTTCCTCAAATAATGGTTCCTACGATATCGAAGTTGACCAGATGCTGCTTAACATTCGGCAGCATTCATCATGGGTCTTGTGGGAAACCGTGCTCCCATTTCAGTTTGAACAGCACCTCGATTACCAAAAAGAGCAGGCACTTAAGCATTGTATGCAGCTCTCTTTGAAGACACTGCGAGATACGTGCAGCACATTGACGGTGAATGATAACGAACAGTTGATTGTGCAAGGAAAGATGAATATGGAAAGCGCAACCGCAGAAGCATTATGCGCTCAGCTCTCCCAACATGTGAATTTGGTCGAGCAGTTTAGTGGTGTGTTAGAGCATCAACGCGTTAATCATACCGTCAGCCACAGTATTTGGATTCCATAA
- a CDS encoding YscW family type III secretion system pilotin, whose translation MKSRTLIGLLSLLFLNACTHNNSLNGGFASSAQAVLYGWVAFDEYIAPVSTSVDVDVCQVTTERCITVAKQTYQGVQLPVQYSFVIAPIQAGKGEMKIRAVLRSQGEIRASKEEDYIFTQGRVHKDLKLEAYNNN comes from the coding sequence GTGAAATCTAGAACACTTATTGGGTTGCTAAGCTTGTTGTTTTTGAATGCTTGCACTCACAACAATTCCTTAAACGGCGGCTTTGCGAGCTCTGCCCAAGCTGTGCTGTATGGGTGGGTGGCTTTTGATGAGTATATTGCGCCCGTGAGTACATCGGTTGATGTTGATGTGTGCCAAGTAACCACAGAACGGTGTATTACAGTCGCAAAGCAGACATACCAGGGGGTTCAGCTGCCTGTACAGTACTCTTTTGTTATTGCGCCCATACAAGCAGGTAAGGGTGAAATGAAGATCCGCGCAGTGTTACGTTCTCAAGGGGAAATCAGAGCCAGCAAAGAAGAGGACTATATTTTTACGCAAGGCAGAGTGCATAAGGATTTAAAACTAGAAGCTTACAATAATAACTAG
- the sctC gene encoding type III secretion system outer membrane ring subunit SctC codes for MLAVLKKQLRRLVWSVACTLILLAALPLHASELDWPEQPFRYYADNDSLKELLNNFGANYRVSVSVSDKVNDRVSGRFTPEDPAEFLDYLAQVYNLMWYFDGAVLHVYKATETRSRLLQLELLTARELRSTLISTGIWDSRYGWRAAENKGLVYLAGPPRYVDLVVQTAEALESRLVQKSNSTDELFVEIIPLKYASATDREITYRDQAVTVPGIASVLSRVLSGVQTQIKATKESEETDINTAASTKKNVSVHGGASVEAEPGLNAIIVRDTQARLPLYRKLVAQLDQPQSRIEVALSIVDISANDLSQLGVDWRAGIEVGNNSILDIKTTGDVDGGDVTLGSGQTFKSLLDATNLNYLLAQIRLLESQGSAQVVSRPTLLTQENVEAVLNNSSTFYVKLIGRETAALEEVTYGTLLRIVPRIVGDRFVERPEINLSLHLEDGAQIPDGGVDDVPSIRKTEISTLATVKQGQSLLIGGVYRDEVSHQLRKVPLLGDIPYLGALFRSTTDTTRRTVRMFIIEPRIVVDGIGDNVLIGNEYDLRPKLGTLNNISNNSSELKSALALYSCTSQVQAERHQQDLLSQGKSSLLSQCELPSGQKGWRVQIKECDGSENHCVRPLEEQ; via the coding sequence ATGCTTGCCGTTTTAAAAAAACAACTACGCCGACTTGTTTGGTCTGTTGCATGTACTTTGATTTTGTTGGCTGCATTGCCTTTACACGCTTCAGAGTTGGATTGGCCTGAACAGCCGTTTCGTTACTATGCGGACAACGATTCTTTAAAAGAACTATTGAATAACTTTGGCGCTAACTATCGTGTTTCTGTGTCGGTCAGTGACAAAGTCAACGATCGAGTCAGTGGTCGATTTACGCCAGAAGACCCAGCCGAGTTTCTTGATTATCTAGCACAGGTCTACAACCTGATGTGGTATTTCGATGGCGCGGTGTTGCATGTGTACAAAGCGACGGAAACCCGTTCACGACTGCTACAGCTTGAACTTCTGACGGCCCGTGAGCTGCGCAGTACTCTGATATCGACAGGGATTTGGGATTCTCGCTACGGTTGGCGTGCAGCAGAGAACAAAGGGCTAGTTTATTTAGCGGGCCCACCTAGATACGTGGATTTGGTTGTGCAAACGGCCGAAGCGCTGGAAAGCCGATTGGTTCAAAAGTCGAACTCTACGGATGAGCTGTTTGTTGAGATTATTCCTTTGAAATACGCCTCGGCTACGGACAGAGAAATCACTTATCGCGATCAAGCGGTGACGGTGCCAGGCATTGCATCGGTATTGAGCCGAGTATTGTCGGGTGTTCAAACTCAGATCAAGGCAACCAAAGAGAGTGAAGAAACGGACATCAATACGGCTGCATCCACGAAGAAGAATGTTTCTGTACACGGCGGTGCGTCGGTTGAAGCAGAGCCAGGTTTAAACGCCATCATAGTGCGTGATACGCAAGCACGTTTGCCTTTGTACCGTAAGTTGGTCGCTCAGTTGGATCAGCCACAGTCGCGAATCGAAGTGGCACTCTCGATTGTCGATATCAGTGCGAACGATTTGAGCCAACTGGGTGTGGATTGGCGAGCGGGTATTGAGGTCGGTAACAACAGTATTTTAGACATCAAAACCACAGGTGACGTTGATGGTGGTGATGTAACGCTAGGCAGCGGGCAGACCTTTAAGTCACTGCTAGATGCGACCAATTTAAACTACTTGTTGGCTCAAATTCGTTTGTTGGAATCTCAAGGTAGTGCTCAAGTCGTGTCTCGACCGACTTTGCTAACTCAAGAAAACGTTGAGGCGGTCTTGAACAACAGCAGCACGTTCTACGTCAAGTTGATTGGTAGAGAAACGGCGGCACTTGAAGAAGTGACCTACGGCACCTTACTGCGAATCGTCCCACGTATTGTCGGAGATCGATTTGTTGAAAGACCCGAAATCAACCTGAGCTTGCATCTTGAAGATGGTGCGCAAATTCCAGATGGCGGTGTTGATGATGTGCCATCCATCCGCAAGACAGAGATCAGCACGTTGGCGACGGTGAAACAAGGGCAGAGCCTACTCATCGGTGGTGTGTACCGTGATGAAGTGAGTCATCAGTTGCGTAAAGTGCCTTTGCTAGGGGACATCCCCTACCTTGGTGCCTTGTTTAGAAGTACCACTGATACCACCAGAAGAACGGTGCGCATGTTCATTATTGAGCCGAGAATTGTTGTCGATGGCATTGGTGACAACGTGCTTATCGGGAATGAGTATGACTTAAGACCGAAGCTCGGCACCTTGAACAATATTTCAAATAACAGTTCAGAGCTGAAATCGGCACTCGCGCTCTACAGCTGTACATCTCAAGTGCAAGCGGAGCGTCATCAGCAAGATCTATTGTCACAGGGCAAATCTTCGCTGTTATCACAATGCGAGCTGCCTTCAGGGCAAAAAGGATGGCGAGTGCAAATCAAAGAGTGTGATGGCTCAGAGAATCATTGCGTTCGACCATTAGAGGAGCAATAG
- a CDS encoding CesT family type III secretion system chaperone, translating into MSARQIVDEVLLKFAHQIGLPKLQLIEDELGLAFDDNLRVHVIFHPTTGMLQLEAEIVDLQIVNSDLYRSFIAFNYHWSEHQLFFSLDNHRHKLCLNRLLHAESLDYELFEDALAELLTQSESWEDLLSAHIAMEALPSQLQSSDLRV; encoded by the coding sequence ATGTCTGCGCGCCAAATCGTAGATGAGGTTTTACTTAAATTTGCTCATCAAATAGGGTTACCTAAATTACAGTTGATTGAAGACGAATTGGGTTTAGCTTTTGATGACAACTTAAGAGTTCATGTGATTTTTCACCCAACGACAGGGATGCTTCAATTAGAAGCTGAGATCGTCGATCTACAAATTGTTAATTCTGACCTTTACCGTTCTTTTATCGCATTCAACTACCATTGGTCTGAGCATCAATTGTTTTTTAGCTTAGATAACCACAGGCACAAGCTTTGTTTAAATAGACTGCTTCATGCAGAGTCACTCGACTACGAACTGTTTGAAGATGCACTGGCTGAGCTGCTCACACAGAGCGAATCTTGGGAAGACTTGTTATCCGCCCACATCGCCATGGAAGCTTTGCCATCTCAGCTTCAGAGCTCGGATTTAAGAGTTTAG
- a CDS encoding AraC family transcriptional regulator, producing MDVLGQLNTERVNSLSRKIHSTCYYEKYDEVFHSRQSHIVVVHNGQLRVQTGDCTLDVVAGCGVFLSQGDYLLEYTPIDGQYTASVIEFDNELVSQFLQKHSDLLMSLPKVENVQSGLFPFTFNLLIEQTLSGMKTLEEQSYPDTIMRLKYEEMLILLLHGEQGENLYALLSQLTNKTSDRLRRFMELHYLKEWKLTDYAHEFGASLTTFKELFNEHYGVSPRAWISERRLLHAHKLLLTSKMSIVDVAMEAGFSSQSYFTQSYRRRFGTTPSRVRSGDEQVAIAK from the coding sequence ATGGATGTGTTAGGCCAACTAAACACAGAAAGGGTCAACTCGCTATCGCGAAAAATCCATAGTACTTGTTACTATGAAAAATACGATGAAGTTTTTCATTCTCGCCAGTCTCACATTGTTGTCGTTCACAATGGGCAATTGCGAGTTCAGACGGGGGATTGCACATTAGATGTCGTCGCTGGTTGTGGTGTGTTTCTCTCTCAAGGGGATTACTTACTAGAGTACACGCCAATAGATGGCCAATATACGGCGTCAGTGATCGAATTCGACAATGAACTTGTCAGTCAATTTTTGCAAAAGCACAGTGATTTACTGATGTCGCTACCAAAAGTTGAGAACGTTCAGTCTGGATTGTTCCCGTTTACTTTCAATTTGTTGATAGAGCAGACCTTATCAGGGATGAAGACGCTAGAAGAGCAGTCTTATCCTGACACCATCATGCGCTTAAAATACGAGGAAATGCTCATCTTATTGCTCCACGGTGAGCAAGGTGAGAACCTGTATGCGTTATTATCACAGCTGACCAACAAAACCTCAGACCGACTGCGTCGCTTTATGGAACTCCATTACCTGAAGGAGTGGAAGCTGACCGACTACGCTCATGAGTTTGGCGCGAGCCTGACGACGTTTAAAGAGCTCTTTAATGAGCACTATGGCGTTTCTCCTAGAGCGTGGATCAGTGAGCGCCGTTTGCTGCATGCCCATAAGTTATTGCTTACTAGCAAAATGAGCATTGTCGACGTCGCAATGGAAGCGGGCTTTTCTAGCCAATCTTATTTTACGCAAAGTTACCGACGCCGCTTTGGAACGACACCAAGTCGTGTACGTTCTGGGGATGAACAAGTCGCTATTGCTAAGTGA
- a CDS encoding UvrD-helicase domain-containing protein, which yields MNEWKPTKGIEPTQELMDIITCDQSVSVLACAGAGKTELLAQKANYLLVTGICPWPKRILSLTFKTEAQANIKVRIGKRCGEASSRFDSFTFHAFCKSVVDRFKNILPLSQRPHDGYDIVFKESEAKNNSKILMERLIDMAIIILKEREDVRAMFSNSYSHVFVDEFQDTTNKQYELLKLLFQGTPSKLLSVGDINQSIMLWADARETVFDDFLNDFSAEQKYLLKNYRASDEIGRVLDVFIDYIKNPTEEVESSDVSSPNCSVSIFSNEVQEAKLVSQSIKALIDGGVNNKDICILTKQQSALYTERISGELARLGIEHADMNELQDAFKEPLGLIFSQFLKALFSPSLKNTMEIYGVALSLNRVEIGDKKEHEIVSTISQYIAQKREQLNEQTTIDELISYVVDFVHFLDLGKIKGRWKQYRSVGFYQKTWNTLETRLRQTYAQVEGVKDSVVLFNSPNTIHIMNIHKCKGLEYDYVYFVGLEDQAFWNYKSQTFEDNCAIYVALSRARKSINITYSMLRANRSYSQWRDNRPSSWSALSSVYKVLLHKCKFQRINHTE from the coding sequence ATGAACGAATGGAAACCAACCAAAGGTATAGAGCCAACTCAGGAGTTGATGGATATCATCACTTGCGATCAATCAGTTTCGGTTTTGGCGTGTGCGGGAGCCGGGAAAACAGAGCTGTTGGCTCAAAAAGCTAACTACCTATTGGTTACTGGGATATGCCCTTGGCCAAAGAGAATACTTTCATTGACATTCAAAACTGAAGCTCAAGCTAACATCAAAGTAAGAATTGGGAAAAGGTGCGGAGAGGCATCTTCTCGATTTGACTCTTTTACGTTTCACGCTTTTTGTAAGAGTGTAGTTGATCGGTTTAAAAATATACTTCCTTTATCTCAGCGTCCCCATGATGGATATGATATTGTTTTCAAAGAAAGTGAGGCAAAAAATAACTCTAAGATCCTTATGGAACGATTGATTGATATGGCAATTATCATTCTTAAAGAAAGAGAGGATGTAAGGGCTATGTTCTCAAACTCATACTCACATGTTTTTGTTGATGAATTTCAAGATACAACAAATAAACAGTATGAGCTTCTAAAGCTTCTATTCCAAGGGACGCCCAGCAAGCTTTTGAGTGTGGGTGATATTAATCAAAGTATTATGCTTTGGGCTGACGCCCGAGAAACGGTGTTTGATGATTTTCTAAATGATTTTTCGGCTGAACAGAAGTATTTGTTAAAAAATTACAGAGCCTCAGACGAAATTGGTAGGGTTCTAGACGTCTTCATTGATTATATAAAGAATCCGACTGAGGAGGTTGAAAGTTCTGATGTTTCTTCTCCAAACTGCTCTGTAAGTATTTTCTCTAATGAAGTTCAGGAAGCCAAGCTCGTATCCCAGAGTATAAAAGCTCTTATAGATGGGGGAGTAAACAACAAGGATATTTGTATACTAACGAAGCAGCAGTCAGCGTTGTACACAGAGAGAATAAGTGGTGAGTTAGCTAGGCTAGGAATCGAACATGCTGATATGAATGAATTACAAGATGCATTCAAAGAGCCTTTAGGATTGATTTTTTCTCAATTTTTGAAAGCACTTTTTTCCCCAAGCCTGAAAAATACAATGGAAATCTATGGTGTTGCTTTGAGCCTAAATAGGGTCGAAATTGGCGATAAAAAGGAACATGAGATTGTATCTACCATTTCACAATACATAGCCCAGAAACGAGAGCAATTGAATGAGCAAACCACCATCGACGAACTTATATCGTACGTTGTGGATTTCGTACATTTCCTCGATTTAGGCAAGATAAAAGGAAGGTGGAAACAATATCGTTCAGTAGGATTCTATCAAAAAACATGGAATACTCTTGAAACCCGTCTACGCCAGACTTACGCCCAAGTCGAGGGGGTGAAAGACTCTGTCGTTCTATTTAACTCCCCAAATACGATTCACATTATGAATATTCATAAGTGTAAGGGGTTAGAGTATGACTACGTTTACTTTGTGGGACTTGAAGACCAAGCTTTTTGGAATTACAAGTCTCAGACATTTGAAGACAATTGCGCGATTTATGTCGCACTATCTAGAGCAAGAAAAAGTATCAATATTACATACTCGATGCTCAGAGCAAACCGTAGCTATTCGCAATGGCGTGACAATCGACCTTCAAGCTGGAGTGCGCTTTCTTCTGTTTACAAGGTTCTCTTACATAAATGTAAGTTTCAGCGAATAAACCATACTGAGTAG
- a CDS encoding ATP-dependent nuclease — MLLKKLKISGYKSISSGHPQTIEFEDDVTIFIGHNGTGKSTALEALNKLFSIDHSLRGLSPSDFHLPSGDKPDTARDLFIEAWFDLGNTEDPISIPPLLNGLTASGEDGSIIFRVRLEASLSFDYNPLGDVEESIWVIDSDMDEPIDDVKERLLTTQRNAIQVNYVPANRDPLTQLKFSSKAILGRLLKAIKWSEEEKGEFEEKAQELNELATENNALIQIKQAINETWSDIYRGQHLKEAILDFPVGDIDEILKLLQLQFMPDATKNKVDTSRLSDGQKSLVYFALTKALFDLDKAMRKAISDGEESYFDPEKLRLPVFSLMILEEPENHLSPHYLGRVMSLVRDYGSSESCQSIVSTHSASLVGRVEPRQIRHFRLENDTCSTRVQALSMPESGDEQAKYVSEAVKAYPEIYFSKLVVLGEGDSEQVILPKLLEHFGQHSDGRSISIVPLGGRHVNHFWRLLESLQIPYITLLDFDIDRNGGGFGRIKYAVEQLVTNDNDTPYLHEEMIENIPKWDSDEDPNLYLMTFVENDEDDEEEDVSLVEELEESNVFFSSPLDIDYSMICAFPEIFCTPDLAYGERGPMEGGEDESEEEQEARQASLIKAVLKQGNSGIRYDFGEDWERNFLWYRYRFLSNKSKPASHVRMFSKLEATYSSAEIIRRMPPELRRLIERVIECSEQVVE, encoded by the coding sequence ATGTTGTTAAAAAAACTCAAGATATCCGGCTATAAGAGTATCTCATCAGGACATCCCCAGACGATTGAGTTTGAGGATGATGTAACTATTTTCATTGGTCATAATGGCACAGGCAAGAGTACGGCTCTTGAGGCGCTAAATAAGTTGTTTTCAATTGACCATTCTTTGAGAGGTTTATCCCCTTCGGATTTTCATTTACCTAGCGGGGACAAACCCGATACGGCTAGAGATTTATTTATTGAGGCTTGGTTTGACTTAGGTAACACCGAAGATCCAATCTCGATACCACCTTTATTGAATGGTCTAACAGCCTCAGGCGAAGATGGATCGATCATATTTCGCGTTCGTTTGGAAGCAAGTCTGTCCTTTGATTACAATCCATTAGGGGATGTTGAAGAATCCATTTGGGTTATTGATAGTGATATGGATGAGCCTATAGATGACGTCAAAGAACGTTTACTTACAACTCAGAGAAATGCAATTCAGGTCAATTACGTACCAGCTAACAGAGATCCTCTTACACAGCTAAAGTTCTCATCAAAAGCCATTCTAGGTAGGCTTTTAAAGGCGATAAAGTGGTCAGAAGAAGAAAAGGGTGAATTTGAAGAAAAAGCTCAAGAGTTGAATGAGTTAGCTACAGAAAACAATGCTCTAATTCAAATAAAGCAGGCTATCAATGAAACTTGGAGTGACATATATAGAGGGCAGCATTTAAAGGAAGCTATTCTTGATTTCCCGGTTGGAGACATTGATGAAATACTTAAGCTCTTGCAACTTCAGTTTATGCCTGATGCGACAAAGAACAAGGTTGATACAAGCAGGCTTAGTGATGGGCAGAAATCACTAGTATATTTTGCATTGACGAAAGCACTGTTTGACTTAGATAAAGCAATGCGTAAAGCAATCAGTGACGGTGAAGAATCTTATTTCGATCCTGAGAAACTCCGATTGCCAGTTTTCAGTCTTATGATTCTTGAAGAGCCAGAGAATCATCTCTCACCACATTACTTGGGAAGAGTCATGAGTCTGGTCAGAGATTATGGTTCAAGTGAGTCTTGTCAGTCTATTGTGTCGACACATTCGGCATCGTTAGTAGGAAGGGTTGAACCTCGTCAAATTAGACACTTTAGGTTAGAAAACGATACGTGTAGTACACGAGTCCAAGCCTTAAGTATGCCGGAGTCTGGGGATGAACAGGCCAAATATGTTAGCGAGGCAGTTAAGGCTTATCCTGAAATATATTTCTCGAAGTTGGTTGTTTTGGGAGAAGGAGATAGCGAGCAAGTAATACTTCCCAAACTGCTGGAACACTTCGGTCAACATTCTGATGGTCGTTCTATATCCATAGTTCCATTAGGTGGTCGGCATGTAAACCACTTCTGGCGCTTGTTGGAGTCGCTACAGATCCCTTACATAACGCTGCTTGATTTCGATATTGACAGAAATGGTGGCGGCTTTGGGCGTATTAAATATGCGGTCGAACAACTAGTTACTAATGACAATGATACACCTTACCTTCATGAGGAGATGATAGAAAATATCCCTAAATGGGACTCAGACGAAGATCCGAATCTTTACTTGATGACATTTGTAGAGAACGATGAAGATGATGAAGAGGAAGACGTCAGCCTTGTAGAGGAGTTGGAAGAGAGCAATGTGTTCTTCTCTAGCCCTTTAGATATTGATTATTCGATGATTTGTGCTTTCCCAGAAATCTTTTGCACCCCCGACTTAGCTTACGGAGAGCGAGGTCCTATGGAGGGAGGTGAAGATGAATCTGAAGAAGAGCAGGAAGCTAGGCAAGCCTCACTCATCAAGGCGGTCTTAAAGCAAGGCAATAGCGGTATAAGGTATGATTTCGGTGAAGACTGGGAGAGAAATTTCCTTTGGTATAGGTATAGATTTCTTTCAAACAAAAGCAAGCCAGCATCTCATGTAAGGATGTTCTCGAAATTGGAAGCTACGTATAGCTCTGCTGAAATAATACGTAGGATGCCCCCCGAGCTTAGGAGGCTGATTGAGAGAGTTATTGAGTGCTCCGAGCAGGTTGTTGAGTAA